The Candidatus Zixiibacteriota bacterium genome window below encodes:
- a CDS encoding S41 family peptidase → MRCPGFLRAVVLLSISLGIARCSGRPVALTSRLSASQARADLEQLRDLLYGGHPMTFTDRAGLTAEFDRQRAALTDSLTVLDFYRVTSCIVAMVRCGHTELSLPDEMRDDLYRSGHFLPLDVRVIRDTLFVYRSYASNTNVAAGCVIVSINSVPAEAILNRLRGSVPADGAMPGKRDFLLNGRFSDYYLRFVEDTPSFEIEYAIPPGDPETHTAMIRADTWKNIRTAAKSDTCRWEEEAVVASVADDGTYAVLRIPFFDYGDERERFRRIVDSFFATLSERRVGSLILDLRGNQGGDAYSAAYLLGYLLRESFRYFSPSSTFLLGDLKEPQPIHEHRFAGNLYVLTDGGCCSTTGHLCALLRYHGVGTFIGAETGGSYLCHGGFREHDLRHSRLHLLLPQATFIAAVEGLPRDRGIPPHHVVAPSLSDLLNCNHRVLDSAVHLARAAVGSGRAQGPQKRRDSDDRGTMEPAREGREP, encoded by the coding sequence ATGAGATGCCCCGGCTTCCTACGTGCCGTCGTGCTCCTTTCGATCTCCTTGGGGATCGCCCGGTGCAGCGGCCGACCGGTGGCACTGACCTCTCGCTTGTCGGCGTCCCAGGCGCGCGCCGATCTGGAACAGTTGCGGGACCTGCTGTACGGCGGCCATCCCATGACATTCACCGATCGTGCCGGACTCACGGCGGAATTCGACCGGCAGCGGGCGGCGCTGACCGACAGTCTCACCGTCCTCGACTTCTACCGGGTCACGTCCTGCATCGTGGCTATGGTACGATGCGGGCACACGGAGTTGTCGCTTCCCGATGAGATGCGTGATGATCTCTACAGAAGCGGCCACTTCCTCCCGCTGGATGTCCGTGTGATACGAGATACCCTCTTTGTCTACCGCTCGTACGCGTCGAACACCAACGTGGCGGCCGGTTGCGTGATCGTGTCGATCAACAGCGTCCCTGCCGAGGCGATCCTCAACAGATTGAGAGGATCTGTACCGGCCGACGGGGCCATGCCGGGCAAGAGGGACTTTCTGTTGAATGGCCGCTTCAGCGACTACTATCTCCGATTCGTCGAGGACACACCGTCGTTCGAAATCGAGTATGCCATTCCTCCGGGCGATCCTGAGACCCACACCGCGATGATCCGCGCCGACACCTGGAAGAACATCCGGACGGCAGCGAAGTCGGATACATGCCGGTGGGAGGAGGAAGCTGTCGTCGCTTCCGTGGCCGACGACGGAACGTACGCCGTCCTCAGGATTCCGTTCTTCGACTATGGCGACGAGCGGGAGCGATTCCGACGCATCGTGGACAGTTTCTTCGCCACGCTGTCCGAGAGACGAGTGGGATCGCTCATCTTGGACCTGCGCGGGAACCAGGGGGGCGACGCCTACAGCGCCGCTTATCTGCTCGGCTATCTGCTGCGCGAGTCGTTCCGCTATTTCTCCCCGTCCTCGACGTTTCTTCTTGGGGACTTGAAGGAGCCGCAACCGATTCATGAGCATCGCTTCGCCGGAAACCTCTACGTTCTGACCGACGGCGGCTGCTGCTCGACGACCGGACACCTCTGCGCCCTATTGCGATACCACGGCGTCGGGACGTTTATCGGTGCCGAGACCGGTGGATCGTACCTGTGCCACGGGGGATTCCGCGAACACGATCTTAGGCACAGCCGTCTGCATCTGCTTCTGCCTCAAGCGACGTTCATTGCCGCAGTCGAAGGACTGCCGCGGGATCGCGGGATCCCACCGCATCATGTTGTTGCGCCCTCGCTCTCGGATCTGCTGAACTGCAACCACCGCGTCTTGGACTCGGCGGTCCATCTGGCACGGGCGGCGGTCGGCAGCGGGCGAGCCCAGGGACCTCAAAAGCGTCGCGACAGTGACGATAGGGGAACTATGGAACCAGCAAGGGAGGGTCGAGAGCCATGA
- a CDS encoding PP2C family protein-serine/threonine phosphatase — MTVAELEHFRDVLVQREENLEEWLAHFEAARRNEAQRVRELIIEIRAALSRVENGGFGECNVCHGDVETQRLEIQPIRQVCLDCISAAERSELEQELSLAGQIHRALLPQQIAGIPGLEVAVRSLAARVVGGDYYDFLPSTSSGWTRIVIGDIMGKGLPAGLVMSNLQGALRILAEEIEPPAALVTRLNRWLCHNIPVTKFVSLACVSVGPPVEGIVPVRYTNAGHCPPILLRADGDVTLLDATVTVIGVHEDFTYTEGQTALAPGDWLVLYTDGVTEAPGPDDDLFDESRLMAFVRRHRTDAPGPFLDHLIGEVSAFSGCSEFADDLTVIALHRPDKMA; from the coding sequence ATGACCGTCGCCGAGCTCGAGCATTTTCGTGATGTCCTGGTGCAACGGGAAGAGAATCTGGAGGAGTGGCTGGCGCACTTCGAGGCGGCCAGGCGCAATGAGGCGCAACGCGTCCGGGAACTGATCATCGAGATTCGCGCTGCCCTCTCCCGGGTGGAAAACGGGGGTTTTGGTGAATGCAACGTCTGTCATGGAGACGTCGAGACCCAACGACTGGAAATCCAGCCGATCCGGCAGGTCTGCCTCGATTGCATCAGCGCCGCCGAACGATCCGAGCTGGAACAGGAGTTGAGTCTGGCCGGCCAGATTCACCGCGCGTTGCTCCCACAACAGATCGCCGGCATCCCCGGCTTGGAAGTCGCCGTCCGTTCGCTCGCCGCCAGGGTCGTCGGCGGCGACTACTACGATTTCCTGCCATCGACGTCGTCGGGTTGGACGCGCATTGTTATCGGCGACATCATGGGCAAAGGCCTTCCGGCCGGGCTGGTGATGTCGAACCTGCAGGGGGCCCTGCGCATCCTTGCCGAGGAAATTGAGCCCCCGGCGGCCCTCGTGACTCGTCTCAACCGCTGGCTCTGCCACAACATACCGGTGACCAAGTTCGTCTCGCTGGCGTGCGTCAGTGTCGGGCCGCCGGTCGAAGGAATCGTGCCCGTCCGCTACACAAACGCCGGCCACTGTCCACCCATCCTGCTGCGTGCCGACGGCGATGTCACCTTGCTGGACGCCACCGTCACGGTTATCGGCGTGCACGAGGATTTCACCTATACCGAGGGACAAACAGCGCTGGCTCCGGGCGACTGGCTGGTGCTCTACACGGACGGCGTGACGGAGGCACCGGGTCCCGACGATGATCTCTTCGACGAATCCCGCCTGATGGCGTTCGTGCGGCGACATCGCACCGATGCGCCCGGGCCCTTCCTCGACCACCTGATCGGCGAGGTCTCTGCGTTTTCCGGTTGTTCCGAATTTGCCGACGATCTGACCGTGATCGCGCTGCATCGACCGGACAAGATGGCCTAA
- a CDS encoding polysaccharide deacetylase family protein: MSPDSSVSPTASLQWVFAPSPADNAVGFTARLLSTLLSRTAVIVNPERALPDRHLPTIWYLEERPPDRPAVLWIHPDREFWNRVATGADITPRSTAEWGQTLYPVWGRIGGREEGCCPVDPIAASFFHVSRIEEWRSQSMDRHRRYPAEEAWMVRTALIERPLVHDYAAGVGRALHLTHPIAREAVPWPGGRRFAVAFTHDIDRMAMHGPLWQDIGRAVKGLRSPGGIGAAIRRFRSRRRVRRGARDPFDTFARLIDLHHQHGFRATFFIINASPSRRNADYAISRPDVVQLLKLLRGRGFEIGLHASYECLEHPERLASELSGLISLSDGPVETVRQHYLRLQAARTWKVQCEAGLQADTTLGFASRFGFRAGLAVPFQPWDFASNRPFDIWEVPLIMMDGTAREYMRLSPQEAGERSRHIIGCIAEVGGGASLLWHNSSLDDVDWPGWDEVYEGWLDETSSRNGWGATLSAIVAVWKERVGRLGNGPSTC, encoded by the coding sequence ATGTCTCCCGATTCATCCGTTTCCCCAACCGCGTCGCTGCAGTGGGTCTTTGCGCCGTCCCCGGCTGACAATGCGGTCGGCTTCACCGCGCGTCTGCTCAGCACACTTCTATCCCGGACGGCCGTGATCGTCAATCCGGAGCGGGCATTGCCCGACCGACATCTGCCGACGATCTGGTACCTCGAAGAGAGACCTCCCGACAGGCCGGCCGTTCTGTGGATTCACCCGGATCGGGAGTTCTGGAATCGGGTTGCCACCGGTGCCGATATCACACCGCGTTCGACAGCCGAATGGGGACAGACGCTGTATCCCGTCTGGGGTCGCATAGGGGGACGGGAAGAAGGTTGTTGTCCTGTCGATCCGATCGCCGCCTCCTTCTTCCACGTCTCCCGGATTGAGGAGTGGCGCAGCCAGAGCATGGATCGCCACCGGCGCTACCCCGCTGAAGAGGCCTGGATGGTCCGCACGGCGTTGATTGAGCGTCCACTGGTCCATGACTACGCGGCCGGGGTCGGCCGTGCGCTTCATCTCACACATCCGATCGCGAGAGAAGCAGTGCCGTGGCCCGGGGGCCGACGCTTTGCCGTCGCGTTCACGCATGATATCGATCGGATGGCGATGCATGGTCCTCTCTGGCAGGACATCGGTCGGGCGGTGAAGGGGCTGCGAAGTCCCGGCGGCATCGGCGCGGCCATCCGCAGATTCCGCAGCCGACGACGCGTCCGCAGGGGCGCGCGCGACCCCTTTGACACGTTTGCGCGATTGATCGATCTCCATCACCAGCACGGCTTCCGGGCGACGTTCTTCATCATCAACGCGTCCCCGTCGCGGCGCAACGCGGACTATGCGATCTCCCGACCTGATGTGGTGCAGCTGCTCAAGTTGTTACGCGGCCGCGGCTTTGAGATCGGCTTGCACGCCTCCTACGAGTGTCTCGAACACCCGGAGAGGCTTGCCTCCGAGCTCAGCGGCTTGATCTCCCTGTCCGATGGACCGGTAGAGACGGTACGGCAGCACTACCTGCGCTTGCAGGCGGCGCGGACATGGAAGGTCCAGTGCGAAGCGGGACTGCAGGCGGACACGACGCTTGGTTTCGCCTCCCGTTTCGGCTTCCGTGCCGGACTGGCTGTCCCGTTTCAGCCGTGGGATTTCGCGTCCAATCGCCCCTTCGACATCTGGGAAGTTCCCCTGATAATGATGGATGGCACCGCCCGCGAGTACATGAGACTCTCACCTCAGGAAGCCGGGGAGAGATCGCGGCACATCATCGGCTGCATCGCCGAGGTCGGCGGCGGCGCCTCGCTCCTCTGGCACAATTCGTCTCTGGACGATGTCGACTGGCCGGGTTGGGATGAGGTCTATGAGGGTTGGTTGGACGAGACCTCTTCCCGCAACGGCTGGGGAGCGACACTCTCCGCGATCGTCGCCGTTTGGAAAGAGCGTGTCGGACGCCTTGGCAACGGCCCATCCACCTGTTAG
- a CDS encoding PHP-associated domain-containing protein, producing MIDSPKATVVIHRLLFHVHTRRSHDSTIRPEQIVAFARQHRIGCVIVTDHDSHLGSQDCARLAGSDGPCCPLAAEYRTTQGEIIAAFLEEPMRTRDPKGLIEKTHEQGGIVILPHPFRSQSFPDAILTACDVIEIFNSRVPDGDNARALALAGELGKPFLAGADAHLPRELGLAVNEYETTHDQIWIDLIRQCRPVCRTEKSTIRAMRESQMIKACRRLNPVLLAKSVIRWTQAAPDQKL from the coding sequence ATGATCGATAGTCCGAAGGCCACTGTTGTGATTCACCGCCTGCTTTTCCACGTACATACGCGACGGTCGCACGACTCCACGATCAGGCCGGAGCAGATCGTCGCTTTTGCCAGGCAGCACCGGATTGGCTGTGTGATCGTGACTGATCACGATTCCCACCTGGGTTCGCAGGACTGCGCGCGTCTGGCCGGATCGGACGGACCTTGTTGCCCGCTGGCGGCCGAGTACCGCACGACTCAGGGGGAGATCATTGCCGCCTTTCTGGAAGAGCCGATGCGAACGCGCGACCCGAAGGGACTCATTGAGAAGACGCACGAGCAGGGCGGGATCGTGATCCTGCCGCACCCATTTCGTAGCCAATCCTTTCCCGACGCCATCCTGACCGCCTGTGACGTCATCGAGATCTTCAACTCCCGCGTGCCCGATGGCGACAATGCGCGCGCGCTGGCATTGGCGGGGGAACTCGGCAAACCGTTCCTGGCCGGTGCCGATGCGCATCTGCCGCGCGAGTTGGGGTTGGCCGTCAACGAGTATGAAACTACCCACGATCAGATCTGGATTGATCTGATTCGTCAATGCCGACCGGTCTGTCGGACCGAGAAGTCGACCATCCGCGCCATGCGGGAGTCGCAGATGATCAAGGCCTGCCGGCGTCTCAATCCGGTCCTCTTGGCCAAGAGCGTTATTCGCTGGACCCAGGCCGCGCCGGATCAGAAGCTGTAG
- a CDS encoding ATP-grasp domain-containing protein — MPDRSAVRSPLAQGSSLSVLVTDASYKHAVGIIRALGRAGHRVCAVSSVRLAPGFRSRFTSQWAVVPEPAKDARGFIDAIQHNAAEWQIDLLVPVGFASCSAVVHHPDAFAAGGPFVVVPEAALFDAVADKASLLEKAAGFGINVPESVTLEEVTKAHKLLARHRRVVLKRRSEAFGGRTQYIESPARLDRAIQEFQSQLSSDHLRQMIIQEYVPGFGCGYMALAWHGRIVREFAHRRRREWPPRGGASTAAESVADTELIRQGRLLLESLGWHGPAMVEFRRNRDGDHLMELNPKFWGSLELALAAGADYPGDLCRLACGEDLTSRPLPPYRAGLRFWWPWRGDLRRLCLRPGDVWSVLSDLVSPRAQSNWDWRDPLPNFMEIGGEILYPVRRHH, encoded by the coding sequence ATGCCGGACCGGAGCGCCGTGCGGTCGCCGTTGGCACAGGGGTCATCACTGTCGGTTCTGGTCACCGATGCCAGCTACAAGCACGCGGTCGGGATTATCCGTGCGCTGGGACGAGCCGGCCATCGCGTCTGTGCGGTATCATCGGTGCGGCTGGCCCCCGGGTTTCGTTCTCGATTCACGTCACAGTGGGCTGTCGTACCCGAGCCGGCGAAGGACGCGCGCGGGTTCATCGATGCCATCCAGCACAACGCCGCTGAGTGGCAGATCGATCTCCTGGTACCCGTCGGATTCGCGTCATGCAGCGCCGTCGTGCACCATCCCGATGCGTTTGCGGCTGGTGGTCCCTTCGTGGTCGTGCCGGAGGCCGCCTTGTTCGACGCGGTCGCCGACAAGGCATCTCTACTGGAGAAGGCCGCGGGATTCGGCATCAATGTCCCGGAGTCCGTGACACTGGAGGAAGTGACGAAGGCCCACAAGCTTCTGGCCCGGCACCGGCGTGTGGTGCTGAAACGGCGCTCAGAAGCCTTCGGTGGGAGGACGCAGTACATCGAATCCCCCGCTCGACTGGACAGAGCCATTCAGGAGTTCCAGTCACAATTGTCGAGTGACCATCTGCGGCAGATGATCATTCAGGAATATGTACCCGGCTTTGGCTGCGGGTACATGGCGCTGGCCTGGCATGGCCGCATCGTCCGGGAGTTTGCCCACCGGCGGCGACGCGAATGGCCGCCGCGCGGCGGCGCGTCAACGGCCGCCGAGTCGGTCGCCGACACAGAGTTGATCCGTCAGGGACGCCTTCTCTTGGAATCTCTCGGTTGGCACGGGCCGGCGATGGTTGAGTTCCGCCGGAATCGCGACGGCGACCATCTGATGGAGCTCAATCCCAAGTTCTGGGGATCGCTGGAGCTGGCGCTCGCCGCCGGGGCCGATTACCCCGGCGATCTCTGCCGCCTGGCATGCGGCGAGGACCTCACGTCCCGACCGCTGCCGCCGTACCGTGCCGGGCTTCGTTTCTGGTGGCCTTGGCGTGGTGATTTGCGCCGTCTTTGCTTGCGACCGGGCGATGTCTGGTCGGTGCTGAGTGACTTGGTCTCGCCAAGGGCCCAGTCGAACTGGGATTGGCGTGATCCGTTGCCCAACTTCATGGAAATTGGCGGCGAGATCTTGTACCCTGTGCGTCGCCACCACTGA
- a CDS encoding class I SAM-dependent methyltransferase, with translation MDIPNVYDDSRRAETYAKLEFPGTYYLAYRDIPDIIAAHVTGRRALDFGCGTGRSTRFLKRLGFATIGIDISAEMVRQAMAQDPDGDYRLTDADGNLWPEESSCDLVLSAFTFDNVPTVEQKIGLLTRLRRLLTGAGRIVNLVSSPEIYTHEWASFSTVDFPENQQAKSGDRVRIIITDTEDPRPVEDVVFSPEDYQRVYTASGLQIEATYKPLAHPEEPYRWVNETKIAPWTIYVLKSA, from the coding sequence ATGGACATCCCCAACGTCTACGATGATTCTCGGCGCGCCGAAACCTACGCCAAACTGGAATTCCCCGGTACCTACTACCTCGCGTATCGGGACATCCCGGACATCATCGCCGCCCACGTGACCGGTCGCCGCGCGCTGGATTTCGGCTGCGGCACGGGACGCTCCACACGGTTCCTGAAACGTCTCGGCTTTGCGACAATCGGGATCGACATCTCCGCCGAAATGGTCCGTCAGGCCATGGCGCAGGATCCTGACGGGGACTATCGTCTGACGGACGCCGACGGCAACCTCTGGCCGGAAGAGTCCTCATGCGATCTCGTCCTGAGTGCTTTCACCTTTGACAATGTGCCGACCGTCGAGCAGAAGATCGGACTCTTGACACGACTCCGTCGGCTCCTGACCGGTGCCGGACGGATTGTCAATCTCGTCTCTTCGCCGGAGATCTACACGCATGAGTGGGCGTCGTTTTCAACCGTCGATTTCCCCGAGAACCAACAGGCCAAAAGCGGCGACCGGGTGCGCATCATCATCACGGATACTGAGGACCCGAGGCCGGTGGAGGATGTCGTCTTCTCGCCTGAGGATTACCAGAGAGTGTACACCGCCTCCGGGTTGCAGATCGAGGCGACATACAAGCCCTTGGCGCACCCGGAAGAGCCATATCGCTGGGTCAATGAGACGAAGATCGCCCCGTGGACGATCTATGTCCTGAAGTCGGCGTGA
- a CDS encoding metallophosphoesterase, with the protein MSSGRFAVFLVIVLSVWTLLHLYLIWRIGTIPVVVRHLPRWTLIAIIVLLWLSYPLARYLSHAGVDSVARTLEHIGADWIGVIFLLFVVLLVTDVITGFGLWLSRAAPTMRGWGLLAGCLLAVIGFVQGLRPPVVRDYEVTMPGLPAERNGTVLVAVSDLHLGSLLGEKWLAARIATIESLTPDLVVFAGDILEGDVRVDREFGPMVPILRRLTPPLGVWAVTGNHEYYSGVEPCVHLLESAGMQVLRDRWAEACPGLVVAGVDDLTARRQFARDGDPVGRALAGRPTDAATIFISHTPWLADSAAHDGVGLMLSGHTHDGQIWPFGYFVQLTYPLMGGRYEIGTMPVIVCRGTGTWGPRLRLWRPSEIVRVVLRAPTDVGS; encoded by the coding sequence ATGAGCAGTGGGAGATTCGCCGTGTTTCTGGTCATCGTCCTTTCGGTTTGGACGTTGCTGCATCTGTATCTCATCTGGCGGATCGGCACGATCCCGGTCGTTGTCCGTCATCTCCCGCGCTGGACCCTGATCGCCATCATCGTGTTGCTGTGGCTGAGCTATCCCTTGGCGCGCTACCTGAGCCATGCCGGGGTCGATTCGGTGGCCAGAACCCTGGAACACATCGGCGCCGACTGGATTGGCGTCATCTTTCTCCTGTTTGTTGTTCTGCTGGTGACAGATGTCATCACAGGTTTCGGCCTCTGGCTGAGCCGCGCGGCGCCCACGATGCGTGGGTGGGGACTCCTGGCCGGGTGTCTGTTGGCCGTCATTGGGTTCGTGCAGGGACTGCGCCCTCCGGTCGTCCGGGACTACGAAGTCACCATGCCCGGTTTGCCGGCTGAGCGCAACGGAACCGTTCTCGTGGCCGTCTCGGATCTGCATCTCGGCTCATTACTCGGTGAGAAATGGCTGGCGGCGCGCATCGCGACCATTGAATCACTGACGCCCGATCTGGTGGTCTTTGCCGGCGATATCCTCGAAGGCGATGTCCGCGTGGATCGGGAATTCGGGCCGATGGTGCCGATCCTGCGTCGCCTCACTCCGCCGCTCGGAGTGTGGGCGGTCACGGGGAATCATGAGTACTACAGCGGCGTGGAGCCGTGCGTGCACCTCTTGGAGAGCGCGGGAATGCAGGTGCTGCGCGACCGTTGGGCGGAGGCATGTCCCGGGCTGGTCGTTGCCGGTGTCGATGATCTGACGGCGCGTCGCCAATTTGCGCGCGACGGTGACCCGGTGGGACGCGCGCTGGCCGGCCGCCCGACTGACGCTGCCACCATCTTTATTTCGCACACGCCCTGGCTGGCGGACTCGGCAGCGCATGATGGCGTGGGTTTGATGCTCTCCGGTCACACCCACGACGGACAGATATGGCCGTTCGGGTACTTCGTCCAGCTCACTTATCCGCTGATGGGTGGGCGATACGAGATCGGGACTATGCCGGTCATCGTCTGTCGCGGCACCGGCACTTGGGGGCCGCGACTCCGTTTGTGGCGACCGAGCGAGATTGTCCGCGTGGTATTGCGGGCGCCGACGGACGTGGGCTCCTGA